The DNA window CGTTCTAAAAGCGACGTCGTTTTCAATCATAAGGACGTATTTGTCCAAGACTTTTTCCCAACGGGCACACCAACATCCCTCAACGGTCCCGTCTTGCCACCTAGGCCCAACACACGCCAACTAAGTGACAAGTCACCCCTCTCCGTTACGTCTGGCACATCATTTTGCACGGAAGGATCGATCCGTCACACGTNNNNNNNNNNNNNNNNNNNNNNNNNNNNNNNNNNNNNNNNNNNNNNNNNNNNNNNNNNNNNNNNNNNNNNNNNNNNNNNNNNNNNNNNNNNNNNNNNNNNNNNNNNNNNNNNNNNNNNNNNNNNNNNNNNNNNNNNNNNNNNNNNNNNNNNNNNNNNNNNNNNNNNNNNNNNNNNNNNNNNNNNNNNNNNNNNNNNNNNNNNNNNNNNNNNNNNNNNNNNNNNNNNNNNNNNNNNNNNNNNNNNNNNNNNNNNNNNNNNNNNNNNNNNNNNNNNNNNNNNNNNNNAGTTCGATTCGGTTCGATTGTTGTAAAAGCAACAAATCGAACAGTTCTATATCTATAGGAACCAAACATATCGGTTcgattaatttttaatctaaaaccgaaccaaaccgaaccaatAACACCCTAGTTGTAATAACGTTCGTATAAAAATAAGTACAATTCCTCTATtataatttatgtttaattaataTTCCTCTACCCTTATTTGCTTATCTTGTGTGCTGCCGTGTCCCTTAATCAACTTTCCAATATCATGTTtttctcataattcataattgcTAATAATCATTTAGGTTGTTTCCCATGGAAAGTATTAAGGATATTATTAGCAGTATATAAGTAAGCATCATTAGCCAGGAGACATGAATGGTAATCAACAGTATTAAATGTTGGGCACCAAAAAACAGTATTAAATGTCCAATAACAGCAAGAAAATCTATATGATCCAAATTATAAAGAATTTAACTATCATATATCTTTAGAATTTCTAAAGATATTTGTTAAtattgttattataaaaaaatttaaaatttgtattttaacaaataaacaataaaatttaaactttatgtgtcaattataaaaaatttaaattaatatttctactatacattcttataaaatatattagctaaatttttaactaaaatagatAGAAGTGTAGTGTCAACcgaaaaagtataggtaaataatagtttttataaacaatataaataatggATTCAACAAAGTAAAAACACATTACACTTTTAAATTATTCACCTAAATTTTAATACTAAGATAACCATCTGTACATCTAGTAAATTAAACATCTGTTGtttatattgttaaaaaaaaatcattggtTACCTAGCATTGCCAGCATCAAATAACACaattatactttattttcaAGTTCATCTTCCTGCTCATGCTCACCTGATATCTCCTCCAAAGATTTTCCTTTTGGCTCAGGCACCAAAAATGTAAACAAGAACCCTAAAATGTTAACCACTCCTAATACTAGCAAGGAATTCTTGATGCCGATACCGGGAGGATAACCGGCATCTGTCTTGGTCTTGTCCGGACTCTGAGCCAAATTAGGAATCCAAAAGCACCAATCATAGCACCAAGCTTGCCGGAAGCCGAGGAAATCCCATGGCATGTAGAGCGGAATCTTGCAGGGAAGATCTCTGCAGGGACGACGAAAGTGGTTGAGTTAGGTCCAAAGTTTGCGAAGAAGAATGTCAACGAATACAACACCACGAATCCAATGCGATTCTCTTTCAGAGTCCAGTGCTCATAAGGAATTGCGAGGGCGAACATGAACACTGTCATGAAGAAGAAGCCAACCAATTGGATGGTGAATNNNNNNNNNNNNNNNNNNNTATCAATGAATGCTACTGTAAACCAGTATCCAGGAATTGTACTGCAAAGAGCTATAAGCGTTTGAGCTCTCGCGATCTTGAAAACTTCTTCCAATGCGTTCATGGTTTTCGCAGGAGGAATCCAACCGATTGCGCTGAAGATATCTTTCTGGAAGAGATTCTGACTGTAAAATGCAACATCAAGCAAGAACCACGTACTTGCTGTTCCAAGCAAATGTAAACCATGGCGTGCCGCGAATTGCTTAGAGAACAAGCCAAAATCCTTAGTTTGATCCTCTTTCTTCAACTCCTCTGCTTGGAGTTCCACTTGCATAACTCTAGACATATCTTTTGCAGCCTGCTCCATGTTCTTTGCAACCAATGCCGTGTATCGCGCGGTTTCTGGCATCTTCGTCCTCCAATAGTATGTCAGTGCAGCGGGAAGAGCCCCAAACATAAGAATTATTCTCCACGCAAAATCTGCTTCTGGAACAGTTGAACCTACTGGATCAAC is part of the Arachis duranensis cultivar V14167 chromosome 1, aradu.V14167.gnm2.J7QH, whole genome shotgun sequence genome and encodes:
- the LOC107496167 gene encoding LOW QUALITY PROTEIN: probable inorganic phosphate transporter 1-7 (The sequence of the model RefSeq protein was modified relative to this genomic sequence to represent the inferred CDS: deleted 2 bases in 1 codon), with the translated sequence MAKDQLQVLNALDVAKTQWYHFTAIIVAGMGFFTDAYDLFCISLVTKLLGRIYYHVDGAPKPGTLPPDVSAAVNGVAFIGTLSGQLFFGWLGDKLGRKKVYGMTLLLMVLCSVASGLSFGREPKSVMTTLCFFRFWLGFGIGGDYPLSATIMSEYANKKTRGAFIAAVFAMQGFGILAGGIFAIVTSSIFKAKFDAPPYEVDPVGSTVPEADFAWRIILMFGALPAALTYYWRTKMPETARYTALVAKNMEQAAKDMSRVMQVELQAEELKKEDQTKDFGLFSKQFAARHGLHLLGTASTWFLLDVAFYSQNLFQKDIFSAIGWIPPAKTMNALEEVFKIARAQTLIALCSTIPGYWFTVAFIDXXXXXXXFTIQLVGFFFMTVFMFALAIPYEHWTLKENRIGFVVLYSLTFFFANFGPNSTTFVVPAEIFPARFRSTCHGISSASGKLGAMIGAFGFLLAQSPDKTKTDAGYPPGIGIKNSLLVLGVVNILGFLFTFLVPEPKGKSLEEISGEHEQEDELENKV